In one Babylonia areolata isolate BAREFJ2019XMU chromosome 14, ASM4173473v1, whole genome shotgun sequence genomic region, the following are encoded:
- the LOC143289501 gene encoding uncharacterized protein LOC143289501 — protein MALSVTPAFSSAYNSSNVSGQEARAETMQPGDGGDGDVLEVIPVITEELDGGWFGRVCLSAVLVLGTFGNLMTVTILRRLHRGGGGWSAMYVYLTGLAVSDTVMLLATAVPMWTRKVLGLDLHVKHVIACKGMIWMMNTSSASSAWLLVALTAQRAASVVWPHRVNVLCTRRKSVFISVVIAVTLAAFYSHVLYGYQIVQFGNGTSVRCSFGFQSYQQFWVDVWVRVDIFIYSLLPCLFLILSNAVLVWKLARSVKEATLTLSSAKEEQKKNRQKKASSTTVTIISVSTAFVLITLPLMIYNIFFYEYVSKDPHSKQFHYFLYDFFLVFCLVNFAWNFYLYCLTGTKFRREFLNIVIGCCRRNSPASGPSSEGTRASGVEAAQNSSKSVTTESNDDF, from the coding sequence ATGGCCCTTAGCGTCACCCCGGCGTTCAGCAGTgcttacaacagcagcaacgtcTCCGGGCAGGAAGCTCGTGCAGAGACCATGCAGCCAGGTGACGGCGGTGATGGGGACGTGCTGGAGGTGATCCCGGTCATCACAGAGGAGCTGGACGGGGGCTGGTTCGGGAGGGTCTGCCTTTCTGCCGTGCTGGTGCTCGGCACCTTCGGGAACCTGATGACGGTCACCATCCTGCGTCGGCTCCACCGCGGCGGCGGCGGGTGGTCCGCGATGTATGTGTACCTGACGGGGCTGGCGGTGTCCGACACGGTCATGCTGCTGGCCACCGCCGTGCCCATGTGGACCCGCAAGGTCCTGGGCCTGGACCTGCACGTCAAGCACGTCATCGCCTGCAAAGGGATGATCTGGATGATGAACACCTCCTCGGCCTCGTCGGCCTGGCTTCTGGTGGCCTTGACCGCCCAGAGGGCGGCCTCTGTAGTGTGGCCGCACCGCGTCAACGTCCTGTGTACCCGTAGGAAAAGCGTCTTCATCAGCGTGGTCATCGCGGTGACCTTGGCAGCGTTCTATTCCCACGTGCTGTACGGTTACCAGATTGTCCAGTTCGGGAATGGCACTTCGGTCAGGTGCTCGTTCGGGTTCCAGAGTTATCAACAGTTCTGGGTGGacgtgtgggtgagggtggacaTTTTCATTTATTCCTTGCTCCCCTGCCTTTTTCTCATACTGAGTAACGCCGTTCTCGTCTGGAAACTTGCCAGGTCAGTAAAGGAAGCGACTCTAACATTATCCTCCgcgaaagaagaacagaagaagaaccgCCAGAAGAAAGCATCATCCACCACGGTGACCATCATCAGCGTATCCACCGCCTTCGTGCTCATCACGCTTCCCCTCATGATCTACAACATCTTCTTCTACGAATACGTGTCCAAAGACCCTCATTCCAAACAGTTTCATTACTTTCTCTACGATTTCTTCCTTGTGTTCTGCTTGGTCAACTTCGCGTGGAATTTCTACCTCTACTGTTTGACGGGGACGAAGTTTCGAAGAGAGTTCTTGAACATTGTGATCGGCTGTTGTCGGCGAAACTCGCCAGCTTCCGGTCCGAGTTCCGAAGGGACACGCGCTTCCGGTGTTGAAGCTGCGCAGAATAGTAGTAAGTCCGTTACAACTGAAAGTAATGATGATTtctga